Proteins co-encoded in one Medicago truncatula cultivar Jemalong A17 chromosome 8, MtrunA17r5.0-ANR, whole genome shotgun sequence genomic window:
- the LOC25501804 gene encoding probable disease resistance protein At5g47260, translating to MCFWIRRRRMETLGGLGATYILGMDDREQIMIALRKKDQGENIIGLCGPDKIVKHSVKTSRRKAERDQLFQKIVTATVTKKPDISKIQTQIGIAIGLNFDDKIDLSETSCCVCYGNNKRMTTAERALLLCAKIKELQTVLVVLCDLHGRLDLGEIGIPFGEDHNGCKILLTSTSSEALSKHMKVDKVIQLSET from the coding sequence ATGTGCTTTTGGATAAGGAGGAGGAGAATGGAAACACTGGGTGGTTTGGGTGCCACTTACATTCTTGGCATGGATGATAGGGAACAGATTATGATTGCTTTAAGAAAGAAAGACCAAGGAGAAAATATAATCGGATTATGCGGGCCAGATAAAATAGTCAAGCATTCTGTTAAAACATCTAGAAGAAAAGCTGAGAGAGATCAATTGTTCCAAAAGATTGTCACAGCAACTGTGACCAAGAAACCAGACATTAGCAAGATTCAAACACAGATTGGTATTGCAATAGGtctgaattttgatgataagaTCGATCTATCTGAAACATCTTGTTGCGTGTGTTATGGTAATAACAAAAGAATGACAACTGCAGAAAGAGCTCTTCTTCTGTGCGCTAAGATAAAGGAACTGCAAACAGTACTAGTTGTATTGTGTGATCTTCATGGTAGACTTGATTTAGGTGAGATTGGTATCCCCTTTGGTGAAGATCATAATGGTTGCAAGATATTGCTCACATCAACAAGCTCGGAGGCATTATCCAAACATATGAAGGTTGATAAAGTGATACAATTATCAGAGACATGA